Proteins encoded by one window of Mariniplasma anaerobium:
- a CDS encoding ABC transporter ATP-binding protein, with the protein MELKNKPGTILERFINNHNVNKHRKLVLKINYLKGLAFEYSKKYDNYIQKETKLINDYYTEDIAPLNEQIGGLTSVDIKRNKKIESYDKKVYWSRRKFKTKTFRTEDKTQAELLLKSWDEEQQEKRKAYVETIEQKLRHVKDVAEETRRVKAKITALDERKKEQFKNMEIKSTKLEKNVKMFLKKNLAKIEKMEKENKRLTNLIIKFNQNRHQEDQKLLDKYKPKLAELKKAQSKGEKVSEKNIEKLEIVIDKVETVMKMIENDRIHLSVSHLKMFFGGIKAINDLSFDVYKGEVFGLIGPNGAGKTTIFNCITQFYKATAGNMILRNKENHIVSLYDYKTHNMIKEGIARSFQNVELIWELTVLDNLMVAAHSLLITSFADHMAHTRKLLREDIVIRTKGYNILKNLGIEEYAFRSPYGLPYGVLKKIELARTLMTDPALIILDEPAAGLNDAETKDLANVIRKVNKEYGITIFLVEHDMGLVMSICDRICAISFGKLIGLGTPKEIQSNPEVRKAYLGDDDDE; encoded by the coding sequence ATGGAACTGAAGAATAAGCCAGGAACGATTTTAGAAAGATTTATAAATAATCATAATGTTAATAAACATCGTAAGCTAGTATTAAAAATTAATTATCTAAAAGGGTTAGCATTTGAATATAGTAAAAAATATGATAATTATATCCAAAAAGAAACTAAATTAATTAATGACTACTATACAGAAGATATCGCACCTTTAAATGAACAAATTGGTGGCCTAACTAGCGTAGATATTAAACGCAATAAAAAAATTGAAAGTTATGATAAGAAAGTATACTGGTCAAGAAGAAAGTTTAAAACAAAAACATTTAGAACTGAAGACAAAACTCAAGCTGAACTTCTACTTAAATCATGGGATGAAGAACAACAAGAAAAACGTAAAGCATATGTTGAAACGATTGAACAAAAATTACGTCACGTTAAAGATGTTGCAGAAGAAACAAGAAGAGTTAAAGCTAAAATTACTGCATTAGATGAAAGAAAAAAAGAACAATTTAAAAATATGGAAATCAAGAGTACAAAACTTGAAAAAAATGTTAAAATGTTCTTAAAGAAAAATTTAGCTAAGATTGAAAAAATGGAAAAAGAAAATAAGAGACTAACAAATCTTATCATTAAATTCAATCAAAATCGTCATCAAGAAGATCAAAAATTATTAGATAAATACAAACCTAAACTAGCTGAATTAAAAAAGGCTCAGTCTAAGGGTGAAAAAGTATCCGAAAAAAATATAGAAAAATTAGAAATTGTTATAGATAAAGTAGAAACCGTAATGAAAATGATTGAAAATGATCGTATCCACTTATCTGTAAGCCATCTTAAGATGTTCTTTGGTGGTATAAAAGCAATCAATGATTTATCATTTGATGTATATAAAGGTGAAGTCTTTGGCCTTATTGGACCAAATGGTGCTGGTAAAACAACAATATTCAACTGTATTACACAATTCTATAAAGCAACTGCTGGAAACATGATCTTAAGAAACAAAGAAAATCATATCGTTAGTTTATATGATTATAAAACACATAATATGATTAAAGAAGGTATCGCAAGAAGTTTCCAAAATGTTGAACTTATTTGGGAATTAACCGTATTAGACAATTTAATGGTTGCTGCTCATTCTCTACTAATCACATCATTTGCAGATCATATGGCACATACTAGAAAATTATTAAGAGAAGATATAGTTATTAGAACAAAAGGTTATAATATTTTAAAAAATTTAGGTATTGAAGAATATGCATTTAGATCTCCATACGGACTACCTTATGGTGTGCTAAAGAAAATAGAATTAGCTCGTACATTAATGACGGATCCTGCACTCATCATTTTAGATGAACCAGCAGCTGGACTTAATGATGCTGAAACAAAAGATTTAGCAAACGTTATTAGAAAAGTAAACAAAGAATATGGTATCACAATTTTCTTAGTTGAACACGATATGGGACTTGTTATGTCTATATGTGATAGAATTTGTGCAATTTCATTTGGTAAACTTATTGGTTTAGGTACTCCAAAAGAAATTCAATCAAACCCTGAAGTTCGTAAAGCTTACCTAGGAGATGACGATGATGAGTAA
- a CDS encoding branched-chain amino acid ABC transporter permease, which translates to MLLSDIISVIMSSLISFSFLSLATFGIVLIFKTSSTTNFAQGSLGILGAYATSYFIDKQGVNDLLGTPSVVINSFSQLLIPLFVGIAVSFVAGFLIHAVIFKNAKYTNVATKQIITMGLVIVITGLIPILFGSTVTRVSFKFSNETVKILGVILPIHNLITLGLAAIIISSIFVLLKYTKWGLGVRSVASNEKVAGLMGINTDFVNAFSWAIAGALGALSAITYTAAIGSLSSTAMIDMQVNAFYASILGGFSSFYGPLAGAFMLTTGQSLFPRILVNWNLAQWSNTILYLSIMIAVLIKPVGIFGKKVIKKV; encoded by the coding sequence ATGTTATTATCAGATATTATAAGCGTCATTATGAGCTCATTGATTTCATTTAGTTTCTTGTCGTTAGCCACATTTGGTATTGTTTTGATTTTTAAAACAAGTTCGACAACAAACTTTGCTCAAGGTTCATTAGGAATTCTTGGTGCTTACGCTACCAGTTATTTCATAGATAAGCAAGGTGTTAATGATTTATTAGGTACGCCTAGTGTTGTCATTAATTCATTTTCACAATTATTAATACCCCTATTTGTGGGTATCGCAGTATCATTTGTTGCAGGCTTTTTGATACATGCAGTTATTTTCAAAAATGCAAAATATACAAATGTCGCAACAAAACAAATTATAACTATGGGACTTGTTATTGTCATAACAGGTCTTATTCCAATTCTATTTGGATCTACCGTGACTAGAGTTAGTTTCAAGTTTTCAAATGAAACAGTTAAAATATTGGGCGTTATATTACCAATTCATAATTTAATTACTTTAGGATTGGCAGCAATTATCATATCATCAATATTTGTCTTATTAAAATATACTAAATGGGGTTTAGGTGTTCGATCAGTTGCATCAAATGAAAAAGTAGCTGGACTTATGGGAATCAATACAGACTTTGTAAATGCATTTAGTTGGGCAATTGCAGGTGCACTTGGTGCGCTATCAGCAATCACTTACACAGCAGCGATAGGTTCACTATCTTCAACTGCTATGATTGATATGCAGGTTAATGCATTTTATGCATCCATCCTAGGCGGTTTTTCATCATTTTATGGTCCATTAGCTGGAGCATTCATGCTAACAACTGGACAATCATTATTCCCTAGAATATTAGTAAACTGGAATCTTGCTCAATGGAGTAATACCATCTTATATTTATCAATTATGATTGCTGTGCTTATTAAGCCAGTAGGCATCTTTGGTAAGAAAGTTATTAAGAAGGTGTAA
- a CDS encoding beta-ketoacyl-ACP reductase — translation MGRLDGKVAVVTGGAKGLGQSISERFASEGAIVIAADMGELSYECKNVFGYKLNVTDVVGIQKFYDEIIEKYGKIDILVNNAGITKDAMTHKMTDDMWNAVIDVNLKGVFNLTRLIGPQMVANNYGSIINISSVVGLFGNIGQANYAATKAGVIGLTMTWAKEFARKGQNVRVNAIAPGYIMTEMLQTIPQDLLDKFAQLTMLKRLGQPEEIANAALFLASEEASYVTGQTISVNGGMRL, via the coding sequence ATGGGTAGATTAGATGGAAAAGTTGCTGTCGTTACAGGTGGCGCTAAAGGATTAGGACAATCAATTTCAGAAAGATTTGCTTCAGAAGGCGCAATCGTTATTGCTGCTGATATGGGTGAGCTATCTTATGAATGTAAAAATGTGTTTGGTTATAAATTAAATGTAACTGATGTTGTAGGTATTCAAAAGTTTTATGATGAAATCATTGAAAAATACGGAAAAATTGACATTTTAGTTAATAATGCTGGTATTACAAAAGATGCAATGACTCATAAAATGACAGATGATATGTGGAACGCTGTTATCGATGTAAACTTAAAAGGTGTTTTTAACTTAACACGTTTAATAGGACCTCAAATGGTTGCAAACAATTATGGATCAATCATTAATATTTCTTCAGTAGTTGGATTATTTGGTAATATCGGACAAGCTAACTATGCTGCAACTAAAGCTGGTGTTATTGGATTAACTATGACTTGGGCTAAAGAATTTGCTAGAAAAGGCCAAAATGTTAGAGTTAACGCAATTGCTCCTGGTTATATTATGACTGAAATGTTACAAACAATTCCTCAAGATTTATTAGATAAATTTGCACAATTAACAATGTTAAAACGTTTAGGTCAACCAGAAGAAATCGCTAATGCTGCATTATTCTTAGCATCAGAAGAAGCTTCTTATGTAACTGGACAAACAATAAGTGTTAATGGCGGCATGAGATTATAA
- a CDS encoding 3-oxoacyl-ACP synthase yields MEKTNVGIVGTGIYLPKGLMTAKEISNATNGIWSEEAVIEKLGIKQKTVPSMMPQDGTQEMGALAALDALKNTKINPLDIDVILSVTEEWKEYPLTTSALYIQDRIGATNAWGIDVQNRCCTTVSAMKMAKDMLIADDEINVVMVVGGYRNGDFVDYADKDMSMMYNLGAGGGAIILKKNHNKNLLLGSHIIADGSLSRTAGVEIGGICNPITKDNLDEAKKSLRLLDAQKMKARLNEVSMPNWLTCIDESLRKSNMKRSDIDFLDILHIKRSGHQFMLDQLGLTSEQTIYLENYGHIGQIDQILSLHLALQSGQVKDDSIVCMLAAGIGYVWAANIIKWG; encoded by the coding sequence ATGGAAAAAACAAACGTAGGTATCGTTGGAACAGGTATTTATCTTCCTAAAGGATTAATGACAGCTAAAGAAATATCAAATGCTACAAATGGTATTTGGAGTGAAGAAGCTGTTATTGAAAAATTAGGAATTAAACAAAAAACTGTACCATCAATGATGCCACAAGATGGCACACAAGAAATGGGAGCACTCGCTGCGCTAGACGCTCTAAAAAACACTAAGATTAATCCTTTAGATATAGATGTAATTTTAAGTGTTACAGAAGAATGGAAAGAATATCCATTGACAACTTCTGCACTATATATACAAGACCGTATTGGTGCAACAAATGCTTGGGGTATAGATGTACAAAACCGTTGCTGTACAACAGTTTCTGCAATGAAAATGGCAAAAGACATGCTTATTGCAGATGACGAAATCAACGTCGTTATGGTCGTTGGTGGATATCGTAATGGAGATTTTGTAGATTATGCTGACAAAGACATGTCGATGATGTATAATTTAGGTGCTGGTGGTGGCGCAATCATTTTAAAGAAAAACCACAATAAAAACTTGCTTTTAGGATCACACATCATTGCTGATGGATCTTTATCTAGAACAGCTGGGGTCGAAATTGGGGGCATTTGCAATCCAATTACCAAAGATAATTTAGATGAAGCTAAAAAATCACTAAGATTACTTGATGCACAAAAGATGAAAGCAAGACTTAATGAAGTTTCAATGCCAAACTGGTTAACATGTATTGATGAGAGCTTAAGAAAGTCAAATATGAAACGTTCAGATATCGATTTTCTAGACATACTTCATATTAAACGTTCTGGCCATCAATTTATGTTGGATCAATTAGGATTGACATCTGAACAAACAATTTATTTAGAAAACTATGGTCACATTGGCCAAATTGATCAAATATTATCTTTGCACTTAGCACTTCAAAGCGGCCAAGTTAAAGACGATTCAATCGTCTGTATGTTAGCTGCTGGTATTGGATATGTGTGGGCAGCAAATATTATTAAATGGGGCTAA
- a CDS encoding ABC transporter ATP-binding protein, which produces MSNYILEIKDLEIDYGIVKAVKGISMHVEKGSIVAILGANGAGKTSTIRSISGFTKVKDGQILYNGEEIQNQHAYKIVQKGIMQSPEGRMILNGLTVEENLLVGAYSIEAKTDEQGVKTSRKVRIKGLLTEVYGYFPILLERRKQQASTLSGGEQQMLAIGRALMGAPELLLLDEPSLGLAPLIIRDIFNIIKKIKEDGRTILIVEQNARQTLKIADYAYVLEIGKVKIEGKAKDLLNDKDLISAYLGVVE; this is translated from the coding sequence ATGAGTAATTACATATTAGAAATTAAAGACTTAGAAATCGACTATGGTATCGTAAAAGCAGTTAAAGGTATTTCAATGCATGTAGAAAAAGGATCTATTGTAGCAATTCTAGGAGCTAATGGAGCTGGTAAAACTTCTACCATTCGTTCTATCTCAGGATTCACAAAAGTTAAAGATGGACAAATTCTTTATAATGGTGAAGAAATTCAAAATCAACATGCATATAAAATTGTACAAAAAGGCATTATGCAATCACCAGAAGGACGCATGATTTTAAATGGATTAACTGTTGAAGAAAATTTATTAGTTGGTGCGTATTCAATTGAAGCTAAAACTGATGAACAAGGAGTTAAAACATCTCGTAAAGTTCGTATTAAAGGTTTATTAACTGAAGTTTATGGATATTTTCCTATCTTATTAGAAAGAAGAAAGCAACAAGCATCTACACTATCTGGTGGTGAACAACAAATGCTTGCGATTGGTAGAGCACTAATGGGAGCTCCTGAGTTATTATTACTCGATGAGCCATCATTAGGACTTGCACCACTTATTATTCGTGATATTTTTAATATCATTAAAAAAATCAAGGAAGATGGTAGAACCATTTTAATTGTTGAGCAAAACGCAAGACAAACATTAAAAATTGCGGATTATGCTTATGTATTAGAAATTGGGAAAGTCAAGATTGAAGGAAAAGCAAAAGATCTTCTCAATGATAAAGATTTAATTAGCGCTTATCTCGGTGTAGTTGAGTAA
- a CDS encoding branched-chain amino acid ABC transporter permease → MRRIYREKLKPFFKNPKFGFLVFGLILIVLRFLSGVIPPDLFGAIVTTSYFYLAGLGFALLLGYGGLASLGTGAFVGIGAFSLHYLYRFMTLPLTVSIVGAILISITVSLLFGFVSLRIAGMYLAIVTMGLSQIVVEIIKNIPEYASGTSGGFLSGAVRRPLAFLGIQFDSNSTLFFIAVFVVIGMSVVYNLINSPTGRALLSMKNSETAAQTMGISLIKYRLFAFTISGVFGTLAGILSLMFVRNADVTSVGLAFALNILAAVVIGGTKSIWGILLGTFVIFGLNLAVLQPLNLGSYSIIINGLLIIIVVMFYPGGLIQLFGDIKRLFIKTRLKLKERVYGTEE, encoded by the coding sequence ATGAGAAGAATATATCGCGAAAAATTAAAACCCTTCTTTAAGAATCCTAAGTTTGGATTTCTAGTATTTGGACTTATTCTAATTGTTTTAAGATTTTTATCTGGTGTGATTCCACCTGATTTATTCGGGGCAATCGTAACCACATCATATTTCTATCTTGCTGGACTAGGTTTTGCTTTACTACTTGGTTATGGTGGACTAGCTTCATTAGGTACTGGTGCATTTGTTGGTATAGGAGCATTCTCGCTTCACTATTTATACCGCTTTATGACATTACCACTTACTGTATCCATTGTTGGTGCTATCCTTATTTCAATTACCGTATCCCTACTCTTTGGGTTCGTATCATTGCGTATTGCTGGGATGTACTTGGCAATTGTAACGATGGGATTATCACAAATAGTAGTTGAAATTATTAAAAACATTCCTGAATATGCATCAGGTACATCGGGAGGCTTCTTATCAGGAGCTGTTCGTAGACCTTTAGCATTCTTAGGTATTCAATTTGATTCGAACTCCACACTCTTTTTCATAGCAGTCTTCGTGGTGATCGGAATGAGTGTTGTCTATAACTTGATTAACTCTCCAACTGGTCGTGCATTATTATCCATGAAAAACAGTGAAACTGCTGCTCAAACAATGGGAATCAGTTTGATTAAATACCGTTTATTTGCGTTTACAATATCAGGCGTATTTGGTACACTTGCTGGTATCTTAAGTTTAATGTTTGTTAGAAATGCTGATGTAACTTCAGTAGGATTAGCATTCGCATTAAATATACTTGCAGCTGTAGTTATTGGCGGTACTAAATCAATTTGGGGTATTTTACTTGGAACATTTGTTATATTTGGTTTAAATCTTGCTGTTTTACAGCCTTTAAATCTTGGTAGTTATTCAATCATTATTAATGGTTTATTAATTATCATCGTAGTTATGTTCTATCCTGGTGGTTTAATCCAATTATTTGGTGACATCAAGAGACTCTTTATTAAAACAAGACTTAAGTTAAAGGAGAGAGTTTATGGAACTGAAGAATAA